The Quercus robur chromosome 7, dhQueRobu3.1, whole genome shotgun sequence genome has a segment encoding these proteins:
- the LOC126691857 gene encoding isocitrate dehydrogenase [NAD] catalytic subunit 5, mitochondrial gives MASQLLRRALGSHSNPSTAFVAARAFSSATTIRATLFPGDGIGPEIAESVKQVFREADVPIEWEEHYVGDQIDPRTQSFLTWESLESVRRNGVGLKGPMATPIGKGHRSLNLTLRKELNLYANVRPCYSLPGYKTRYDDVNLITIRENTEGEYSGLEHQVVRGVVESLKIITRQASLRVAEYAFHYAKTHGRERVSAIHKANIMQKTDGLFLKCCREVAEKYPEIKYEEVVIDNCCMMLVKNPALFDVLVMPNLYGDIISDLCAGLIGGLGLTPSCNIGEGGIALAEAVHGSAPDIAGKNLANPTALLLSSVTMLRHLELHDKATRIQDAILNTIAEGKYRTADLGGSSSTSDFTRAICDHL, from the exons ATGGCTTCCCAGCTCCTTCGTCGCGCCCTCGGAAGCCACTCAAACCCTAGCACAGCCTTCGTAGCCGCTAGGGCTTTCTCCTCCGCCACCACTATCCGCGCCACTCTCTTCCCCGGCGACGGTATCGGCCCCGAGATCGCCGAGTCCGTCAAACAG GTATTTAGAGAAGCTGATGTTCCAATTGAATGGGAAGAACACTATGTTGGGGACCAAATAGATCCTAGGACCCAAAGTTTCCTAACATGGGAAAGTTTAGAATCTGTACGGCGAAATGGGGTTGGGTTGAAAGGACCAATGGCCACACCAATTGGAAAAGGTCATCGTTCTTTGAACCTTACTCTGAGGAAAGAACTTAACTTGTATGCCAATGTTCGGCCTTGCTACAGCCTCCCTGGCTATAAGACTCGGTATGATGATGTAAATCTTATCACTATTCGTGAAAACACGGAAGGGGAGTACAGTGGACTTGAGCATCAA GTGGTCAGAGGAGTGGTTGAAAGCCTCAAGATCATTACTCGTCAGGCCAGTTTGAGGGTGGCTGAATATGCTTTCCACTATGCCAAGACCCATGGAAGAGAGAGAGTCTCTGCAATACACAAAGCAAACATTATGCAGAAAACTGATGGTCTTTTCCTAAAG TGCTGTCGTGAGGTTGCTGAGAAGTACCCTGAGATAAAATATGAGGAAGTTGTCATTGACAATTGCTGTATGATG CTTGTGAAAAATCCTGCACTTTTTGATGTATTGGTGATGCCTAATCTCTATGGTGATATTATCAGTGATCTTTGTGCTGGGTTGATTGGGGGATTGGGCTTAACACCAAG CTGCAATATTGGTGAGGGAGGCATTGCCCTTGCTGAAGCTGTACATGGTTCAGCACCTGATATTGCTGGAAAG AATTTGGCGAATCCAACTGCTTTGCTGTTGAGTTCTGTAACAATGCTGCGCCATTTGGAGCTCCATGACAAAGCCACTCGTATCCAAGATGCTATTCTCAACACAATTGCAGAGGGGAAGTACCGGACTGCTGACCTTGGTGGCTCTTCATCCACAAGTGATTTTACTAGGGCAATTTGTGATCATCTTTGA